From the Paenibacillus sp. R14(2021) genome, the window CAGGACGCGGCTGCTTGCGCCGATAGGCAGAAGAGCCGGGCTGCGCATTTCAATATCGAGCGTATCTCCAACGAGTACCGGCGGTTGCTGCTCGAAGTGTAAGGAGATCGAACCGCCGAATGAGTAAGGAGATGACCGCACATGGGGTATTATTCAATCCCGATCGCGCTGCTGATCGGGGGCATCATCAGCATCGTCGAAACGTGCCGGAAGCGCAAGCACGGACCGGTCGACTTTTTGCTTGGTTTTCATATCATTTATTTTTTGTCTTTTTGTGTTTCTCCGATCTTCTTGATCTCGTTCGATATTCAGAGTTTGCCCAACTGGGCATGGCTCGGCAAATACGACTTCGACTCGGGCGTCTACTTTTGGGCGTCGCTGCTCAGTCTTGGCTGCTATTTTTGCGTGTTGTTCGGCTATGGTTTCACGCAAAAGCTGTCCTTAAAGCGCGAGTCGCGCGCAATGAAACCGGCCGCGAAACTGACGTTTAAACTTCCGGATAAGCAGTTGTTCCTGATTGCGGCGATGACCGGCGCCGTGGGCACGTTCAGCTTTCTCGTCTATACGCAGTCCATCGGCGGTTTCGGGAGTCTGTTCCAAAACGCCATCCTGCTTAGGGGGGGAGGGAACGTCTTCAACTCGCCATTTGCGTTCCTGAAGAACGTTAGTCCCTTCCTGCTCATCGCCTCGTATATGTTCTACGCGTTGATGAAACAAGGCAGAAGCGTATCGATCCGCCGCGTGGCTGCCTTGTGTTTCGCGGCTATGTTCGTCTTATCGATGATGCTGTTGTTTCATAAAGCCGGCCGGATGGGCTTGATCTCCTATCTGATTACATTCCCGGTCGCGCAAATGCTCTACAAAGGGAAGATCAAGATTCGGACAATCGTCGGCTTCGGGGCCTTTTTTATTCTCATGGTGCTGTTCGGCAAGCAGTTGTTCAACTATTTCCTCTATCCGGAGGGACTGACGCAACGCGTATCGACGGTTTCCGAGAATACGACGAACGTGTTCGCAATGGTTTTCGCGGAGTTTGCTTTCCCGATCGCATCGCTTGCGAACGTTATCTCCGTCTATCCCGAACTAGCGGGCTTCCATTGGTTCAGCGACATCGCGTACAGCTGGATGTACCTGATGCCAGACAACTTGTTTCCGATGAAGCTGCCCGAAACGATCTCGTTTATCAACACGCAACAGTTCGGCGCTTCCGGTACGGTTCCGATCGACCTGGTATCGTTCGGGTTCCTCAGCATGGGCATTGCCGGGGTCATGGTTGCCGGGACGGCCTTCGGCGCAGTGTTGGCTTTGTTCGACCGGTTGTTCAGCGACATGAAGGAAATGATCAGCATCGTATTCCGGGTTGCCTGGATCAACTTCTTCGCGTTCAGGGTGATGTACGCGGATCCTGAAATGGCGTTCTCCGCCTCATTCACGCTGATGGCGGGTACGCTGGCCATCCTTTACGGCGTTCATTCCTATCAGAAGAAAACAAACAAGGGGCGGGTGAAGTCAGATGCAAGCCGACAAAATAAAGCTGTTCAAGGTCATATCCGGACTGCATACCGGAGGGGCGGAAATGATGCTCTTCCAGACGGCAACGAGCTTAAGCCGGGAACGGTTTGAAACGGTTGTCATTTCGCTCCAGAAAGGGGGCCAACTCGCCGCGAGACTGCGGGACAACGGAATTAAAGTCATCGAGATCGGTATCGAAGGCCAGCTGTCATGGGTGAAACTATTCTCGCTTTTCCGGCTGATGAGGAAGGAAAAGCCGCACATCGTGCATGCTTATATGTTCCATGCCGATTTCTCCAGCCGCATCTTCGGAAGATTGGCTCGCGTTCCGATCATCATCTCGTCCATCCGAAACGAAAATATCGGCGGACGTTTGCGGGAACGGCTGCTTGGCGTAACCAAGCACATGGCAGATTGCGTAACGGCGGTTTGCAAAGCGGCGGGTGAGCGACAGGTCAAACAGGGGGCTGTTTCGAAACAGCAGCTGCAGATTTTGTACAATGGCGTCGAAATGGGCAGATTCGCGCCGCCGCCTTCGGAGACGCTGTCGCACCTCCGCGGAGAGCTAGGCATTCCGGCACGGCATTTCGTTTACATAACAGTGGGGAGAATGGTCGAACAGAAAAACCATCTAGGCTTGCTGGAAAGCTTCGCGAGCGTCGTGCGGGACTATCCCGACAGCACGCTCGTGATCGCAGGCGACGGCAAGCTCAGACCCCGAATCGAAGCTCGGGTCACCGAGCTGGGACTTCAAGGGCATGTCCGATGCTTGGGTGTTCGTCAAGATATACCGCAGTTGTTGCACATGTCAGACGCTTTCGTGCTTTCCTCGAATTGGGAGGGGTTTCCGAACGTGGTTCTGGAAGCGATGGCTTCCGGCAAGCCGGTCGTGGCGACACAAACAGGTGGCGTCGCCGAGCTCGTCGATGACGGGGAGACGGGGTACGTGGTAGCGCCGGACAATCCTGCGGCAATGACAGCGGGGCTGCTGAAATTGGCCGCGCTTAGTTCGCTGGACCGCAGTCAGATGGGGAACCGCGCATTGGTTACGGTCAAGGAAAGATTCACCCTGGAGCGCACGTTGGAGCAAACCGTAGAACTGTATGATTCGTTATTGAGGCGCAAAGGAGTATTGATAAACCTTGGGGAAGCGCGAACTGGATGAAAGCCCGAAACGGATGAACAGAAGAGCTTTTCTAGCTGCGACCGGCTCGCTGGTAGCCGGTTACTTGCTCGCGAACGCTACCGGCGTTAAATGGCTGAACCGAATGTTCGGTACTTCGGCCGAGGAGAGCTCGGCGCTGGCTCCCGTACCGACGGAGCCGATGGCAAGAGCCATTCCCGCCGCAGAGGTGGCCGACTGGATTAATGTCAAAAACTACGGAGCCGAGGGAGACAACAAAAAAGACGACACGAATGCGATCAAAGCCGCGATTCAAGCCGCTTCGAAACGAAAGGGGGCCGTCTATTTTCCGGAAGGCACCTATGTGGTGACACAAACATTGAAAATTTCGAGTCCGCTTTCATTGATCGGCGCGGGCATGAACGCTTCGATCATTCGTATGAAGGCCGTCAACGTCGACGGCATTCTGGTAACCGAAACGTCCGATGTCTTTATTTCCCAGCTCCAAGTTCGGGACGTCAAAAATACGAAAGGCGGAGAAAATACGGGCATCCATCTTCGCGATGCCAAGAATGCCGTCGTCGAGCATTGCCGCATTTATAATAGCGATGATTCTGGCATTCGGGTCGGATACGGTCGGAATTCGGTGTCCAAGGGCTGTAAGCTGCTCTACTGCGATGTGGAGAAGACGAATCGCGGATCTGGAATTGAAGTGATTAGGGCGGCGGATACCTTAGTCCAAGGCTGCTCGGTTAGAGATAGCTTCCAGCACGGCATCCGCTTATGCGGCGCGTCCGGCCCGGTGGTCGTTGCCAACCGAACGTATGCCAGCAAATTTTCGGAGATTTCGATTCAAGGCTTCGGTGCCAACGAGGTTGTCACTCACCCGGTTACGAACTTCATGGTCAATAATAATTACTGCCGCGGGGACGGCAAGAATTCGGGGTTGACCGTGTTTAACTCGGCGGAGAACGGGACCGTATCGGACAATGTTTTCGATAACAACCTCATTGGACTGAAAATTTACGATTCGAACGGCTATGGCAACCGGGATATCGTCTTTCTCGGCAACACCGTGACGAACAACGGTACGGGCGTCTACATTCGCGGAAGCGAGCGGAGGCTTGCGTTCCGGCAAAATACGATTTCCGATTTTCAAAAAAGCCCGGATTCGACGCAGTATGCTTACGCGTTCCAGATCGAAGGTTACGGCAAAACGCTGGATTTAACGATCGAGAACAACGACATCACGAACAAACTGGACGCAAACGGCAGGTTTCAGGTAGCGATCGGCATGACGAAGCTTGCGGACAAAGCACGCGTGTTTTTTCGAAACAATACGATGCGGCTAAGCCGCTCGCAAGATGACCGGTACTTCCTGTTCGACGGAAGCGGGACGTTCTCGAATCAAATGAACGGAACCGATACGAATACGCTACTACCTTACGAATGACGTTACGGCTTCATGATCGTGTTCGTTTCGAGCGTACCGAGCTTCGTGAAGACGACGCCATTGTGATCGTCAATGATGATCGGTCCGTCCTTTGGGGGGGTTCCGATTCCTATCGAATTGTATTTGAAGTAAATGCTGCTGTCGTCCGTCAGGTTCTTAAACCGGGCTGCCGCTTGATTCTTGGAGCCATCGGCCAGTGTGCCCGTAACGACGTTGTTTTCCATTACGATGTCCGCGATTTTCTTGTTCTTGGCGTCGACGAAAAAGCCGTATGAAGTCGGAGACGCGATCGTGTCCGTCACCATGTTCGACAGCACGTTACCGCGGAAGACCAGGTTCGAATTTCTGCCCCGGATATCGACGCCGGTCTCGCAGTTGATGATCCGGTTGTCAGTGAACTGGGTATCGGAGTTGCCGTTATCGTCGGGGTCGTAGACGTAAATGCCGCGAATGTTGTTCTGGATCAGGTTGCCGTTCACCAAGCAGTCGCGCACCGAGTTGAATACGGTAATGCCGTTCGCTTGGCCGCCGCCGGCGCATTGGTTGCCCTGCACGACGCAGTCTTCCGTCAGCTTGGTGACATTGCCTTTGCCGTCGCTGAAGCTTTGCAGCGAAATATCGCTGAAGCCGTTGTTGGAGAGGATGTTGCCGATCGCCGTGGCGCGTAAGGCACCGTCGAGCCGGATGCCGTGCTGGAAGCTGTTGTTGACGCGATTGCCCATAATGATCGTGTCGTCGGCTTTGATGATTTCGATGCCTGAACCGCCCGTTGTATTCTCGATGTCGTTGAACAACACTCTGCAGGAGGTGCTAACGCCTTTATCGTTATAGCCTACTCGAATGCTCGTGTCGTCCGAGTTCTGAAAGCGGCAGTGTTCGATCGTCGCGTTGGTCGCATTGCTCAGAATGATGGCATGGCTCTCGGCGTCGCCGGGATTGACGATGTCGCGCACCTGCAGCGAGGTAACGGTTACATTCGCGGCATTCGTGATCTTGATCCCGTCTTTCGCTTGCGCCTTCATGCTGATGACGGTCGCGATTTTTCCGTCGCCCATCAGCGTTAGCGGGTTGTTGATGCGAATAGAATCGGTAATCGCGTACGTACCTGCCGGCATGTATACGACGGCGTTCGTGCCGTTGTCGATGGCTTTTTGGATGGCTTTGATGTCATCCGTGACGCCATCGCCGACAGCGCCGTAATCTTTGACATTGACCCAAGAAACAGTGCTCATGCTTATGACCTCCAGTAATAATAGAGTAATAGTCTTACTTGATACAATATGTAAACAACCAAGTATTGGTATGGATAGATATACATTTGGAGCGGAGGGGAAATATGAAAGTCATCGTTACCGGCGCTGCCGGATTTATCGGATTCCATGTCTCCAAGCGGCTGCTTGACGAAGGGCATGAGGTGGTAGGCTTCGATAATCTGAATGCCTATTATGACGTAAAGCTGAAGTTAGCAAGACTTTCAATGCTAGAAACGTACGAGAAATTCCGTTTCGTTGAAGGCCAGCTTGAAGATGCCGTGGCCGTATTAAAACTCTTTAGGTTCGAAGAGTTCGAACGGGTGATTCATTTGGCGGCACAAGCCGGCGTCCGCTACAGTTTGGAGAATCCGCATGCTTACGTGCAGTCGAATCTCGCGGGATTCACTTCCGTACTCGAAGGCTGCCGCCAAACGGAAGTGCCCCACTTGCTCTATGCTTCCTCAAGCTCGGTGTACGGGGCGAATGTGAAGATGCCGTTCTCGGAATCCGACGCCGTCGACCATCCCGTCAGTCTCTACGCGGCAACGAAGAAAGCGAATGAATTGATGGCTCATACTTACAGCCATCTGTATAACTTGCCGACGACGGGACTGCGGTTCTTTACCGTTTACGGCCCTTGGGGACGGCCGGATATGGCGTATTACTCGTTCACGGAGAAGATAGTTCGCGGCGAACCGATCAAATTGTTTAACCATGGACGCATGCGCCGCGACTTTACGTATATAGACGACATCGTGGAAGGCATCGTCAGGCTGATGGACCAGCCAGCATCGCCGGATGACTCGTGGCGTCCGGAATTTCCTAACTCTTCGAGCAGCTACGCCCCGTACAAGGTTTACAATATCGGCAACAACCAGCCAGTCGAGTTGCTCCGTTTCGTCGAAACGCTAGAGAACTTGCTGGGCGTGGACGCGATGAAAGAGCTGCTTCCGATGCAGGACGGCGACGTCGTTGAAACGTTCGCCGATACGAGGGCGATCGAGCAGGCCGTGGGGTTCAAGCCCGTTACATCCATTGAGGAGGGGCTCGGGAGATTCATCTCGTGGTATCGGACGTATAATGCTGATTTAGTTCTGGGAGGGGTATGATATGAAAGTAGGGCATGTTTGCACAACCGCGCTCAGTCATAAGATCATGGTTGATAAGTTGGCGTTGATGCAGGCAATGGGTTATAACATTCATCTCATATCCGACAAGGAAGGCTATAATCCCGAACTGCTGAAAGGCAAGAACCTGGAGGTTCGCTTCCTGCACATGAAACGGGAAATCGCTCCGATCGCCGATCTGCTCTCCATAATCCGGTACGCGATGCTGTTCAGGCGGGAGCGTTACGACATCATACATACCCATAACGCAAAGGCCGGCGTCGTCGGGCGCATTGCGGGATGGCTCAGCCGGACGCCAGTGGTCGTCCATACGACGCACGGCCTTCCGTTCTTCGAGGGGCAGAGCGCCAAGAAAAACAAGCTGTACAGATGGATGGAACGCGTGGGAGCGCTGTTTTGCCATGCGATCGCTTCGCAAAATTTCGAGGACATCGATAAAGTGAAGGCGATCGCCAGACGAAAAAATGTGTATTACGAAGGAAACGGCGTGGACCTGGAAGCGCTGGACCAACATCGCCAAACGATCACGCTATCTCGTCTTCAAGCGCTGCGAGACCAATGGGGAATCAAGCCGTCCGTTCCGGTCATGCTAGTGGGGGCACGATTCGAGAAGGTCAAGAACCACGATTTGCTTCTTGACGGGCTGCATCGCTTGAAGCAGGCTGGCGAATCGTTCGTGTGCCTGCTTGCCGGCAGGGGCGAGTTGGAGCAGAGCGTCAGAGAAAAAATAAAGGCTTACAGCTTGGAAGAACAGGTCATCATTATCGGTCATCAATTGGACATTTATGCTTATATCGAGCTTTGCGACATCGTGGTGCTGACCTCTGAGAAGGAAGGCATTCCGCGAATTCTGATGGAAGCGATGGCCTACGGCAAACCGGTCGTGGCGACGGACGTGCTCGGAACGCGCGAGCTGGTCAAGCACGAGGTGACGGGGCTGTTGACGCCTTATCCGGACGGGGGCACAATTGCTCAGTCCCTGCAGCGCCTTCTTCGCGATGAATTTCTACGACATCGGTTCGGGCGCGAAGGACGTTACGTCATCGAGCGTTCGTTTACGGAAGAATTGGTCGTTCGCCGTATTCATTCCTACTACAGGGAACTTATGACGGTTGGACGGAAGCCGATTTTGACGAAAATGCCGGGATTGGGGCTGCATGCCGACAATCGCCAGGTCGAAAGCATTGGGCAGAACGAGCAATGATTGCGCAATCAAGAAGGGGAGGCTCTTAACATGAAAGTCAAAAAAGCGATTATACCGGCAGCCGGGCTAGGGACACGATTTTTACCCGCTACGAAAGCCCAACCCAAGGAAATGCTTCCAATTGTCGATAAGCCTACCATTCAGTACATCATTGAGGAAGCAGCCGCCTCGGGCATAGAAGACATCATAATCGTAAGCGGCCGCGGCAAGAGAGCGATAGAAGATCACTTCGATAAATCCAGCGAGCTTGAAGAAACCCTTGCGGCAAAGCATAAGCATGCCGAGCTTGATACAATTCGTCGCATTAGTCAGCTCGCACATATCCATTACGTCCGTCAAGGCGAAACGAAGGGACTTGGCCATGCGATCTGGTGCGCGCGTAAATTCATTGGCAACGAACCGTTCGCCGTCCTGCTCGGCGACGATATCGTCCAATCGGAAGTTCCTTGCCTCAAACAGTTGATTCAAATTTATAACCATTTCGATTCTTCGGTCGTAGGCGTGCAGTCGGTACCGGACGAGGATTTGCCGAAGTACGGCGTCATTGATCCTAACGGTTTGGAGATTGCCCCTAACGTCATCCGCGTCGCGAATTTAATCGAGAAGCCGAATAAGCAATCGGCTCCTTCCAATTACGCCATTATGGGTAGATACGTGCTCCGGCCCGAAATCTTCGATATCTTGGGAGAGTTGGAGCCCTCGACCGGCGGCGAGATCCAATTGACCGACGGCATCCAGAAGATAAACGAGCGCCAACAGGTTCTCGCGTATAATTTCCAGGGGAAGCGTTACGATGTGGGCGACAAGCTCGGCTTTATTAAAGCCACCATCGATTTCGCCCTTCAACGCAACGAGCTTCGCCAAGACGTTTTAGATTACTTATGCGGGAAGTACGAGACCGAAATGAGTATCCAAGGGGGCAGGCATCAATGAATAAGGTAGCGGTAATTGGAACTGGTTACGTTGGACTTGTATCGGGCACTTGCTTTGCCGAAATCGGCAATGAAGTCGTCTGCTGCGACATCGATCCAATCAAGATCGAAAAGCTGAACAAAGGTATCATTCCGATTTATGAGCCCGGCCTTGGCGAGCTCATTGCTTCGAACCGGGAAGCAAACCGCCTTGTCTTCACGACCGATATTAACGGTGCCATTCAAGCCTCCGACATCGTTTTCATCGCGGTCGGCACGCCGATGTCGTCCACAGGAGAGGCCGACCTGACATACGTAAAAGCAGTTGCCCAAACGATTGGGCAAAACCTGAACAACTATAAAGTCGTCGTAACCAAGAGTACGGTTCCGGTCGGAACAGGCCGCATGATCGCGGAGATTATCGAAGGCAACCGTCCGGATCCATCGATCGCATTCGACGTCGTTTCGAATCCCGAGTTTCTGCGCGAAGGAACGGCGATTGCGGATTGCATGAATATGGAACGCGCGATCATTGGCTCGACTTCGCAAAAAGCCAGCGACATCATCGCGGAATTGCACAAACCGTTCAATACGACCGTGTTCCAAACGGATCTGGAAAGCGCCGAAATGATCAAATACGCGGCGAACGCCTTCTTGGCCACGAAAATTTCGTTTATCAACGAAATCGCGAATCTTTGCGAACGATTGGGAGCGGATGTTTCGCAGGTGTCCATCGGTGTAGGGCTCGACAGTCGGATCGGTTCCAAATTCCTACAAGCGGGCATCGGCTACGGGGGTTCTTGCTTTCCGAAGGACACGGAGGCACTGCGTTATCTGGCGTCCGCTTGCAATTACGATTTTCGCATCATCAATTCCGTCATCGGGGTCAATAATAGCCAGCGTCTCGTGATCATGGACAAATTACAAGCGGCATTGAAGGATCTGGAAGGGAAGAATATCGCGGTTCTGGGGCTCAGCTTCAAGCCCGCGACGGATGATTTGCGGTATGCGCCGTCGCTCGATCTCATTCCGCTGCTTATCGGAAACGGAGCATCCGTAAGGGCTTACGACCCGGTTTCGATGCTGGAAGCCAGCCGGCATTTGCCGGAGCAGGTAGAGTTCGGCACGGACCTTTACGATACGGTCAAGCATGCGGATGCCTGCGTCATTTTGACCGATTGGGATGAGATCAAGCAAATGGATTTCAAGCGCGTCCATCAGCTTCTCGGCCAACCGATCATCGTGGATGGTAGAAACTGTTTCACGAACGAAACGATGCAGCAGAACGGCTTCAATTATTTCAGCATCGGCCGTGCGCCCGTGCTGATAAGGCAGCAGGAAGTCGCGTATTCGTAAATTTCATAAGCGAAAAAACGACATACGCATCGGAACCGTACGGCTCTTGATGCGCATGTTAATGGACGGTCAGGACTATTCCTGACCGTCCTATTTTTATTTAATATGTTTATTTGATCATTTTGCGTATACAAACGGAGGCCTTGATTAAGCTTAATGCTGCGTTGAATACGATGGAAAGAGAATGCTTGCGTCCGATGAGGAGGCAGGTCAAGAGCGCGATGGCTTGCAAAATGTTCAAATAACCATATTAGCTCTTTAATTCATCAAGCGTTCCGCCCGGACGAAGGCAATGAATCGGCGGGCTTCCTCAGGCGTCAGCTTCCGGCCGTCGATCATCAAATCGAACTTGTTCAGCAACTCGTCGTCCGCCAGCTCCAGCTGATCGACAAACTCGCGTTCTGGCGTGCTCAGCTTGTTGTCCTGCACGGCCGTTCTGCCGACCAGATAATCCACGGAGACGTTAAACAAATCGGCGAATTTGGATAGCGTGTCGGTATCGGGCTCCCTGCGGTTTTTCTCGTAATGAGATAAAGCTGCTCTGGAAATGCCGAGCATGACGGCGGTTTGTTCTTGCGTCCATCCTCGTCTATCTCTCAAATTAGCTATGCGGTTGCCTATGTTCATACTACTCCTCCTAACCAGATCTATCAACATATTAATACGAAACGCTTACAAATGCATTCAAAGTTACAAAACGTATCGAATATAACCATTATTTACCGAAATACCGTATTGCATTCAAAAAATGAGGCGTTTCTATCGTATTTCTCTTAATTCTCATCCATAATCGCCCTAAAGTTAAGAACATGCAAAAGATCGCCCTAATCTTGCCTGTGCGCAAGATTGGAGCGATCTTCTTGAACGTGAATAAGATCACATATCTCTTACTCCTCAATCAATGCTGCGAAGACTAGAAAGCGATGGAGCATCACAGCTGCCTCGGCGCGAGTCGCGCTGCCTTTCGGATTGAACGTGCCGTTCACGTTGCCCTTTAGTATACCGGCAAGCAGCACCTGACACGTGGCATTTTCCGCTATTTTCGGAATGGAAGCGCGATCGCTGAACCGGTTCAACATAGCGGCTTCTTTACCGGTGATGTCGAGCGATTTTTCTGTGAGACCGAACGCGTTTGCAATAATGGTGACCATTTGCAATCTTGTTATCGGCGCATTCGGTTTAAACGTACTATCTTCGAAACCTTTGATTAATCCCGCCCGCACAGCAGTGCCGATAGCATCCGAATACCAATTATCGGCTGTAACGTCCGAGAACGAGGCGTCGGTTGGGCCGGGTGATAGCCCTAGGGCTCGAACGAGCATCACGACGAATTCGGCCCGCGTAATTTCCGCGTTAGGCTCAAATTTATCGATCGACACTCCCTTGAGCAGCAGCTTCGATGCAAGAAGCTCGATATCCGTTTTTGCCCAATGTTGTTCGAGATCCGCAAAACTCTTTTTGGATGCCACGACGGCATAGATACTGTTGCCTGCGCGTTTCATTTGAAATCTTATTTGGTCTTGGCCGTCTTTCCGGAAACCGGGTACAAAGACGAAAGCACCGGTTTTGGGATCATAAACGGTGGTAGAAGCGCTGCCGTTGAGCGGCGCGTTAACGACGATTGATTTGGTCACATAAGTAGTGCCGAAATCGTTGAAAGGAGCGGATTTGTCTAAATCTTCTACCGTGATTTCGAATTCATAAGCATCGCCAAGCAAGGAAATTCCTTGAGCTTCTGCTTTCTGCAACAGTTCTTCCTTTATGGCGCCGTTGACTTTCTTAATGGTAATCGTAATGTAGGTTGACTTCAGATCCATCCCGAGGTCGCCGACGATTTTCGCGATATCGAGCGAACCGAGAGGCAAATCGTAGCCCGATGTGTTCGTTACGATGGAGATAACTGCGTTGTGGTTTGTGTTGGCAGCAAGAACGTCGGCCGGAAGGCGAACCCGAACGATGTCGTCGTCACCTTCGAAGGGGAGGACGACCGTTTGGGCGGAATCACTATTCCCGGCAAGCAAACTGAATGCCTGAGTCAGCTTTTCTTTGTCGAGCGTTAGGGTCGCGACTTTGTTTCCTCCCGCGTCAGTGGAATTATGAAGCAAATAGGCTTCCTCGCCCAGTGTTACCCCGCTGTCGGTTCTATCAACGCCTTCCGAATTGAAATTCGACGCAGACGGTGACGAAGTTGGGGTAGATGAAACCTGCGGAGTAGTCACTTCCAAATTGTTTGAGAACAGATTTTGGCATGTGTCGCATCTGCCCCGTAGCTCGAACTGATAAGTCGTCGCAGCATCAAGTCCTTGGACCGTTGCTTTGGCGGCGGTAGCGTCCAGATTAATCGTTTGCTCAGAGCCGCCCGCTTTTTTGTAGTGCAGCGTGACCGTCACGGCATTGGGATTCGGCGTCCATTCAAGGTTGACGGAGTGCGAGGTCAAACTGGATGCTTCGTACCTCAAGTCGGAGACGTACGCGTCTTCTTTGGCCGCGGCAAGACCGGTCGAGGCGAACGGAAGGATGAAAATGAAAGCGAGCAAGAACAGGATCAAGTTTTTTTTCACGGGTGTGTACACCTTTCTGGATAAAGTATGTTGCTATGACGGACCGGGCTTTGCCGGCATTCACCCTCCTTCGGCAATCTCGTCCGAGTTAAAGGCTTTCGATGCAGTGATAGTCATAACTCATATTTAGTATAATATTAGATACAAAATGTATCAACATTTTTTTTGAGTTATCTCAAATAAATCCTTTAAATTTCAGGTTTTAGCGTATTGACGACAAAATGATAGCTTGAAAATCCATGGTGGTTACGTGATATGGTGAAACAAATAGTATCATTCCTCAATCAACAGTCTTTCATTCGGTAAGGGGAATGACTCTTGAAACCAAGAACCAAGTTGAAAAAGATTTTGCTAGGGGTGGGGGCTTTTTTCATACTTGCATATTTGATTGCAGGTGGATTCATTTGGTATAAGTATCATTCCGTTAAGCAAACGGCTACTACGATGTTCGAGCCAATCATCCGTCCGGTTTATGCAAGCACCTATCCTGAAGTAAAGCTCAAGTCAGCGCCGGTGAAACTGTCAGATAAAGAGCCGTTCACCGTGCCGCTGGTAGGGATAGACCATCGCGCGAATGACCATGGCCGATCCGACACCATGATCGTGCTTTCTGTTAATCCAGCCAAAAAAACGATTTTGATGTTTTAACGTTCCGTGGGACTCAAGAACGGAAATTGTCGGGCATGCCACGGTGGACAAGATCAATCATGCGTATGCTTTCGGAAATATCGAGATGGCAACTCAGACCGTGGAGCAATTCTTGGATTATTAATTACAGTATTAGTGTATTTATGGAATAATTTTGTAAAATTATCCATACGCTTGGAAGCGTTGAGGGCGACAACCTGACTGTGTTTGAATTTCGGGGCATGCATTAAA encodes:
- a CDS encoding UDP-glucose/GDP-mannose dehydrogenase family protein translates to MNKVAVIGTGYVGLVSGTCFAEIGNEVVCCDIDPIKIEKLNKGIIPIYEPGLGELIASNREANRLVFTTDINGAIQASDIVFIAVGTPMSSTGEADLTYVKAVAQTIGQNLNNYKVVVTKSTVPVGTGRMIAEIIEGNRPDPSIAFDVVSNPEFLREGTAIADCMNMERAIIGSTSQKASDIIAELHKPFNTTVFQTDLESAEMIKYAANAFLATKISFINEIANLCERLGADVSQVSIGVGLDSRIGSKFLQAGIGYGGSCFPKDTEALRYLASACNYDFRIINSVIGVNNSQRLVIMDKLQAALKDLEGKNIAVLGLSFKPATDDLRYAPSLDLIPLLIGNGASVRAYDPVSMLEASRHLPEQVEFGTDLYDTVKHADACVILTDWDEIKQMDFKRVHQLLGQPIIVDGRNCFTNETMQQNGFNYFSIGRAPVLIRQQEVAYS
- a CDS encoding helix-turn-helix domain-containing protein; protein product: MNIGNRIANLRDRRGWTQEQTAVMLGISRAALSHYEKNRREPDTDTLSKFADLFNVSVDYLVGRTAVQDNKLSTPEREFVDQLELADDELLNKFDLMIDGRKLTPEEARRFIAFVRAERLMN
- a CDS encoding S-layer homology domain-containing protein, whose translation is MKKNLILFLLAFIFILPFASTGLAAAKEDAYVSDLRYEASSLTSHSVNLEWTPNPNAVTVTLHYKKAGGSEQTINLDATAAKATVQGLDAATTYQFELRGRCDTCQNLFSNNLEVTTPQVSSTPTSSPSASNFNSEGVDRTDSGVTLGEEAYLLHNSTDAGGNKVATLTLDKEKLTQAFSLLAGNSDSAQTVVLPFEGDDDIVRVRLPADVLAANTNHNAVISIVTNTSGYDLPLGSLDIAKIVGDLGMDLKSTYITITIKKVNGAIKEELLQKAEAQGISLLGDAYEFEITVEDLDKSAPFNDFGTTYVTKSIVVNAPLNGSASTTVYDPKTGAFVFVPGFRKDGQDQIRFQMKRAGNSIYAVVASKKSFADLEQHWAKTDIELLASKLLLKGVSIDKFEPNAEITRAEFVVMLVRALGLSPGPTDASFSDVTADNWYSDAIGTAVRAGLIKGFEDSTFKPNAPITRLQMVTIIANAFGLTEKSLDITGKEAAMLNRFSDRASIPKIAENATCQVLLAGILKGNVNGTFNPKGSATRAEAAVMLHRFLVFAALIEE